Proteins from a single region of Pseudarthrobacter sp. NIBRBAC000502772:
- a CDS encoding GNAT family N-acetyltransferase has product MHDVTIRHNPERQRFEVLTGGNVIGKAVYKEYDGGGSPQRIFYHTVINEEYGGQGLAGKLAKVALNETVDEGRAIVPVCPFIKKYVRKHPDYAAAAVAITPAHLEFLNTALAPRARA; this is encoded by the coding sequence GTGCACGATGTCACCATCCGCCACAACCCGGAGCGCCAGCGCTTCGAAGTGCTGACCGGCGGGAACGTCATTGGTAAAGCCGTGTACAAGGAGTACGACGGCGGCGGCTCGCCGCAGCGGATTTTCTACCACACGGTGATCAATGAGGAATACGGCGGCCAGGGACTTGCGGGCAAGCTCGCCAAGGTGGCGCTCAATGAAACGGTTGACGAGGGCCGCGCCATCGTCCCGGTCTGCCCCTTCATCAAGAAGTACGTCCGCAAGCACCCGGATTATGCGGCGGCCGCGGTGGCCATCACGCCGGCGCACCTGGAGTTCCTGAACACCGCCTTGGCCCCGCGGGCCCGGGCGTAG